The genomic stretch ttgcgacatagtagtacttagcttaaaatgggaagcaagtggagtactaactggcttagtcttgtcatctatgccaaaacgttgaagtactctcttcaaatattccttttgagataaacagagtttctttgaacgtctatctctaattatctccatgccaagaattttctttgcctcacccaaatccttcatctcgaactccttcttcagttgaatcttcaacttatcaatttcttccaaattcttggaagctatcaacatatcatcaacatataggagaagatatacaaaggaaccatctttaagcttgtgcaaatacacacaatgatcgtatttgcttctcttgtacccttgccgcaacataaactcgtcaaatcgcttgtaccattgtctagaagattgtttcaatccgtacaacgatttttcaagtttgcacaccatattttcttttccagcaactttgaatccttctggctgagtcatgtagatttcctcctccaagtttccatgtaaaaacgcaatttttacatccatctgaactagttccaaatccaattgtgctaccaaagccaacataattctaatggaggaatgttttacaactggagaaaacacttcattgtaatcaattccctccttttgagcatatcctttggccaccaatcttgctttgtagcgaacatctacttggttaggaaatccttccttctttgcaaatacccatttgcacccaattgctttctttcccttcgggagattggccaatctccatgtatgattctgatgaagggactgtatttcatcattcatggcaatcctccacttatcttcttctgaactttggacaacgtctttataagtagtaggaacatcatcagctacaattgaggttgcacaagcaaccgtctctatgagacgaacaggtttcgttattgttctttttgtcctgctggttgctattgattcaagttgttgttgaggttcctgagttggaatctcctctactggctctccttctagaggataatcttcatttgtttcctcctctgcttcttgtgtaggaaaaataaattttccctcaaactccacctgcttagaagcaccttcattttgtttggtatcttctgttaccttatttaccatagcagattcatcaaaggtaacatccctgctgaatattactttctttgtcataggacaccataagcgatatcctttgactccagaagtaattcccataaaaatagccttctttgcccttggatccaattttgactccgtcacatgataatatgcagttgagccaaacacgtgcaaagagttataatctatagcaggttttccataccatttttcaaatggtgtcttgccatcaatagcagcagatggtagacgattaatgaggtggcatgcatatgtaattgcctcagcccaaaattctttgcccaagccagcattggacaacatacaccgtaccttctccagcaaggtccggttcatacgttctgccactccattctgttgtggtgtatgtctaacagtgaagtgtcggacgatgccatcattttcacagaccttattgaaatgatcatttttgtattcacctccattgtctgtgcgaatacacttgatcctcctgcctgtctgattctccaccatcgtcttccatttgagaaaaattcccaacacttcatctttgctcttcattgtatacacccatactcttcgggaaaaatcatcaacaaaggttacaaaatagtgcttcccacccaatgaaggtgttttggaaggaccccaaacatcagagtgtacataatccaaaatgcctttagtattatggatcgctgtaccaaatttaacccttgtctgtttccctttaacacaatgctcacaaaactccaagttgcaagccttgactccttttaacaatccttgatctgatagagttttcaaggattttcctccagcatgtcccaagcgcatgtgccatagcttggttgcttctgcctctttgtcgtcactggatgtcactgtcgctgtcccaataactgtactgccacaatagcggtacatattattattcttccgattagccttcattaccactagtgcaccggaacatactctcatcactccattttctgcaatgattttaaacccttttgattccagggctcccacagagatgagattcttcttcaaatccggtacatatcgaacatctgttaatgttctgatcattccatcatggttccttaatcgtattgaaccaatgccatatgaggtaagagggctgttatctgctgtgtggacgactccatattctccttcttgaaattccacgaaccagtccctgttgggacacatatgatagctacaagccgagtccatcaaccatatgtctgatgatgttgatgactctgttgtaactaatgagaagtctgaatcatcacaatcagctacatttgaatccataatagcctttccattgttatgtttggccttattcttcaacttcggacagtctttcttccagtgccctttttctcgacaaaaggcacattcatctttgctgggtctggatcttgacttggatcttcccttctttgtcctcgtttgattttgaggacgacccctcacaaacagtgcttctccttctccgcccttctgtttttctcgctttctttgttcatagctgtacaaagccgaacaaacttctctgagagaaatttcgtcatttccatggagtagagtagtttcaaggtgctcgtactcatcaggaagtgacgccaacaacattaaggccaagtcaccatcatcataagttgtatccatattttgcaaatctgtgaccaacttattgaaactggtgatatgttcattcatcgtggtaccaggaacataggtgaagtgaaacagtctcttcttcatgtacaatttattttgactgtttttcttcaaaaatttatcctccagtgctttccataatttacttgcagaagtttcctttgtgtatggatatttctgctctctagcaaggtaggatcgaatagtaccgcaagcaacacggttgataattctccaatcttcttctccaataacatctggtttcttttcttcaatggccagatctagcccttgttgaaaaaggacatctagaacctcgccttgccacatcccaaaatgtccggacccgtcaaatatttcgaccgcaaatttcgcatttgacacaattcttgtcataagcgaagatgccaatgatgacgtattgttgacacttgatgtagattcttcttgtttattgtctcccatctttgacacaaatattatttaatagctgacgacacaaatcaagattatttcctttctggtgtggaagatcagactaagctgcaaccacagagcatactcagacagaaccttgactcagttaccaagataaatcttttctgatgtggaagatcagactatgctgcaaccacagagcatacttagacagtaccttggctctgataccaattgttgcggaagccaaatgtatatagtgtgaataagtcacaactactataccaaaaattatgacagccaccaaataataaataagacaataaagcaacaataaagagaacaccagaatttacgaggttcggctaattttgcctactcctcggacacaaccaatattttatttcactccaaaaaatacaagtgaaataatactaaagagagaagatacaaatgcgttaaacagatgagaaggcaaatgagaggtgtgtttaaatcctaaacattaagccttcttttataggggggaAATCCCCCaaacttttgttttcccaccgatgtgggacaaacattttgtCAAATTCAACACATGGGACCAAATGCAAAGACTATTTCCAAATGAAAACAACAAAAGCACAATCCTATTAACAACTCGCCTTAACTATGTTGCTGATTATGCAAGCCCTGATCCTGACTTCCCCCCCTCATAGTATGTCTTTTCTAAGTTTAGACGATAGCTGGAATCTGTTTACTGAAATGCTGTTCAAATCGGGAAGCATATCATACAACAATGTCGAGGATTACCTCTATCGATCGTTGTCATTGCTGGAATTCTTGGCAAGAGGACCCGACCCATGATAATTGGAAGAAAATTGAGGAAAATTTGAACTCATTCTTTGGTACGGTTTCTGAACAGTGTCAATCAATTCTTTCATTGAGCTACAGTTACTTGCCCCAAAATTTGAAGGCTTGTTTTCTCTATGTTGGAGGTTTTCCTGAAGGTATGGAGACTAATGTTTCCAAGTTGATTAGGCTATGGATAGCTGAGCAGTTCATAAAAGCAAGAAGGTATAAGAGGTTATAAGTGGTGGCAGAGGAGTATCTACAAGACTTGATTGATAGAAGTCTTATTTTGGCCGGTAAAAGAAGGGCTAATGGTAGGATGAGAACTTGCAAAATACACGATCTTCTTCGTCAGCTGTGCATAATAGAAGCTCACAATGAAAATGTTGTGCACGCCATGAATGCAAATGTCCCCATGTTCTCAGAAGCCATAAATGATCAACGACGAGTAATTGTTCCATTTGATATTAAAGAGAAGCATGTTTACCCTACAAGGCATAGCAGTGTCATTACAAGTATGACCCGGACATTTATTTTTACGAAATATTCTGATTTTCCATTGTTTCACAGTTCAAGCTGCTTAAGGTGTTGGACGTATATAATGTCCGTTGCGATTTCTCATGTGTAATACCTAAACTTATACATTTGAGATATGTTGCTGCAAACATTGACGAAGCTCCTTCACTTGCCAAATTATGGAATCTACAAACCATAATTCTTTGTAATTTTGCAAGCAAAGACTTGCATCTCCCACAAGAGATCTGGACAATGTCAGAGATAAGACATCTAGATATTAGATGGTCAATACATATGCCTAATTCTCTTGCGACAGAAAGTTATAATAGTATTGAAGAACAACCTTTGTTTCTCAATAACTTGCAAACACTTGTGCTATGTTCCTCTCCTTATTTGGCGGAAATCCTAAGAAGAACTCCCTATCTAAATAagctaacgattttagatgaatCTAGACACCCTGACTGTCCTGCTATTCTTGATCCTCTCAGTCTTCTACAGGAGTTGGAGACACTAACTATAGAAGCAGATTTAGGCAGTGACCTGATGATTCTCTCTCGGGATATTTTCCCTCCTAATCTCAAGCAATTGAAATTGTCGTATGCTACTTTACAATGGGAAGATATGGTTGTGCTGGCTAATTTACCCAATCTTGAGGTGCTCAAAGCATATTCTGCATTCGAGGGAACAAATTGGAAACTAAATGAAGATGTTGTATTTCAAAAACTAAAATATCTACGACTTCAGTACGGAGGTCTGGAAAGGTGGGAAGCAACTAATGATAATTTTTCGATGCTTGAGCAACTACTCCTGTATGGGTTCCGGAAGCTGGAGGAGATTCCTCAGAGCATTGGAGATATAATGATACTAAAATTGATCCAAATAGAACGTTGCAGCGCTGCAGCAGTCACTAGTGCAAAGAAAATTCAGCAAGAGCAAGAAAGCTGGGGAAATTATGGGCTTCAAGTTCGAATTATCTAGCTTTGATTATCAAGTATGTTAATATTCCAACTTTGATTAttagtgatttttttttctttttgatttgcaCAGGGTGTCCGAGTCTCTAAGAGCCCCGACTAATCCTGGGGTGCACAGGCCCTCGGCAAGGAGTTTCCCGCAAGTGCATcacggttaattcaggttttacccagtTCGATGGCCTTCAAAAATTGTTTAACTTGAGACCTTGACAGGGAGCAAACCCCAAGGCTCAAGTCAATTGCCACCAGGCTCAAGTCGAACTTGTGATTTTCTGTGttctttcgtttttctttttacCTTCTTTTCTTATTAAAAGGTTTGTAAATTTTGAGAACTGTTATCTACAGACTACAGTTAGAATCTTAAGATCAGAGGCAGATCCAGGATTTTGACAGGATGGATGCACTATTAAGAAGGGGTGGATCCATGATATAAATTCTACATGTTCAACCTTTAGGTCTTACTAGCGCACCCTTTACACATTCAAATTATaagttcaaaattaaaattaaaaaaaaaatatttttcttgcatCTATATCTCTTATCCACATTGAAAATGTCGGGATCAGTCGAACCCATTGATTATATGCTACATCATACAATTTTACTAGTTTTAATATACATATTTTGTTTAATCATATAAGATTTTACGGTGACAAAAGAAGAATAAGAATTTTAatgtgtgaaaattttgaaaaaataaatcaacaaaaaaagaaataaaagaaaaaaatacttaattaatACGCAAAAAGTAACACCAGACATATTCATCTCCCTGGGCGTCTAGTTCtagggaaaaaaagaagaaaaaacaacaaGATTGATATAGGATTTGACCTTACAACCTCACTCAGAGAGATAGACCCAGTAACTATCACATTATATAATATTTTGAGCATGAGTGCACACACATATATTTAAGTATTTctgaaaaaaaatataacattACTATACATAATTCAGGGAGGGGAGCATGAGTTCACGTGCCCCATGAAACCCCCCTAAATACGCCCTAAGATACATTGTAGTTTTAATCACTTTTTGGATGCtttccgcccccccccccccccaaaaaaaaaaaaaaaaaccccacACACACCTATAAGATTTGCTACAAATAAGCTTttaatgacaacaacaacaacccagtgaattcccacaagtgggatttggagagggtagtgtgtacacagaccttatccctattccggaggagtagagaggctatttccgatagacccttggCTCAAGAAGATGGAAAAACTTTTAATTGGCATTTGAGAAAATTCCGAGTATGATTTACTACAGTTGTTGTTTACCTTTTTGGTAATTCAATCTTAATTCTCGTTAGCTGTAAACCTTCTAATAACCATAATAAATAACAAAGAATAGTATTATAGAAAGATTGGTTATAGTAGTAGACAATAATAGATTAAGTGAAAATGAGCAAGCACAACATAGCATTAGAAGAGATTTTTTTGGTCGGGTTAGGAAAGAATGATGATATAAGAAAAGTAATTGTATTATAGTAGTAATTGAGTAAAATAGCCAATTGTCTTGGAATAGTTGATTTTTAACCACCCTAACCAAAGGAGGATTAACAGTCTAAAAAATGAAAATCCGAGGAGGAATAGAACTTATAATTCCTTACTCTTTAAATATTAACAAACAAGCAAAAATTGA from Nicotiana sylvestris chromosome 12, ASM39365v2, whole genome shotgun sequence encodes the following:
- the LOC104213863 gene encoding putative late blight resistance protein homolog R1A-3; its protein translation is MSEIRHLDIRWSIHMPNSLATESYNSIEEQPLFLNNLQTLVLCSSPYLAEILRRTPYLNKLTILDESRHPDCPAILDPLSLLQELETLTIEADLGSDLMILSRDIFPPNLKQLKLSYATLQWEDMVVLANLPNLEVLKAYSAFEGTNWKLNEDVVFQKLKYLRLQYGGLERWEATNDNFSMLEQLLLYGFRKLEEIPQSIGDIMILKLIQIERCSAAAVTSAKKIQQEQESWGNYGLQGVRVSKSPD